A single window of Archangium gephyra DNA harbors:
- a CDS encoding PQQ-dependent sugar dehydrogenase, with the protein MSRVARGMKLVAEGLDFPTSVAFDAQGRPHVTESGLPFGGRRPGGRVLRIEPDGRAVPLCDEGLRQPLNGLLFHEGNFYLSEGGFPGRISRLSPDGQRTTVLDGLPGLGNYHTNMAVLGPDGKLYFSQGAMTNSGVIGLDAYELGWLKRLPHNHDIPGLDIALRGQAFETEDPLRGEGHRARTGAFSSFGAVPGDGQRLKGSVPCTASVMRCNLDGSGLELVAWGLRNAYGLLFLPDGRLLATDQGADDRGSRPIGNAPDVLFEVREGRWYGWPDFVAGQPVTDERFRPVRGPRPEFVLANHAELPVPERPLLEFAVNAAATKLDVIPAGPHRWAGHVLVALFGDEKPMTAPRGAKVGRSLARIDLSDRSLHAVEIGPFRRPIDVRVHGGDVYVLDFGEFEMEPDGVRAQAGTGALWKVSLDML; encoded by the coding sequence ATGAGTCGTGTGGCTCGAGGCATGAAGCTGGTGGCGGAGGGGCTCGATTTCCCGACGAGTGTGGCGTTCGACGCACAGGGCCGGCCGCATGTGACCGAGTCGGGGCTTCCCTTTGGTGGAAGGCGGCCGGGTGGGCGTGTCCTGCGCATCGAGCCGGACGGCCGCGCCGTTCCCCTCTGCGACGAGGGCCTGCGCCAGCCGCTCAACGGGCTGCTCTTCCACGAGGGCAACTTCTACCTCTCCGAGGGAGGCTTTCCCGGGCGGATCAGCCGCCTCTCACCGGACGGCCAGCGCACCACGGTGCTCGATGGGTTGCCGGGCCTGGGCAACTACCACACGAACATGGCGGTCCTGGGCCCGGACGGGAAGCTCTACTTCAGCCAGGGGGCGATGACCAACAGCGGCGTCATCGGGCTGGATGCCTATGAGCTCGGCTGGCTCAAGCGCCTGCCACACAACCACGACATCCCCGGGTTGGACATCGCGCTGCGCGGTCAGGCCTTCGAGACGGAGGATCCGCTGCGCGGCGAGGGACACCGTGCGCGCACGGGAGCCTTCTCCTCGTTCGGCGCCGTGCCTGGGGACGGGCAGCGGCTGAAGGGGAGCGTGCCGTGCACGGCGTCGGTGATGCGGTGCAACCTGGATGGCTCGGGGTTGGAGCTTGTCGCGTGGGGGTTGCGCAACGCCTATGGCCTGCTGTTCCTGCCAGATGGACGGTTGCTGGCCACGGACCAGGGCGCGGATGACCGGGGCAGCCGCCCCATCGGGAACGCGCCGGACGTCCTCTTCGAGGTGCGTGAGGGCAGGTGGTACGGCTGGCCGGACTTCGTGGCTGGCCAACCCGTGACGGACGAGCGGTTCCGCCCGGTGCGTGGGCCCCGGCCGGAGTTCGTGCTCGCCAACCATGCCGAGCTGCCCGTGCCGGAGCGCCCCCTGCTCGAGTTCGCGGTGAACGCGGCGGCGACGAAGTTGGACGTGATTCCGGCGGGGCCCCACCGCTGGGCGGGGCACGTGCTGGTGGCGCTGTTCGGTGACGAGAAACCGATGACGGCGCCGCGAGGAGCCAAGGTGGGGCGCTCGCTGGCGCGGATCGACCTGTCGGATCGGTCCCTGCACGCGGTCGAGATCGGGCCGTTCCGCCGCCCCATCGACGTGCGCGTGCATGGGGGAGATGTCTACGTGCTCGATTTCGGGGAGTTCGAGATGGAGCCCGACGGCGTGAGGGCCCAGGCGGGCACCGGCGCGCTGTGGAAGGTGTCGTTGGACATGCTGTGA
- a CDS encoding manganese efflux pump MntP family protein, producing MSAILVLGLVLGLDNLQVGAALGMLEVSRRRRWAIALAFGACETVMPLLGMLLGRRLGEFLGPFTELFGSAVLALAGLLIIVMSWHERDTSQVAEGGFALLGLPVSLSIDNLLAGVGLGALGHPVLWSALAIGAMSTALCALGLFFGGWLRQRLPGRAELVGGMGLLVLSVLRLLGSDT from the coding sequence ATGAGCGCGATTCTGGTGCTGGGCCTGGTCTTGGGGCTCGACAACCTGCAGGTGGGCGCGGCACTCGGCATGCTCGAGGTGAGCAGGCGGCGCCGTTGGGCCATCGCCCTGGCCTTTGGGGCTTGTGAGACGGTGATGCCCTTGTTGGGGATGCTGCTGGGGCGCAGGCTCGGGGAGTTCCTGGGCCCCTTCACCGAGCTGTTCGGCTCGGCGGTGCTGGCCCTGGCGGGCCTCCTCATCATCGTCATGTCCTGGCATGAGCGGGACACGTCCCAGGTCGCCGAAGGCGGTTTCGCGCTGCTCGGCCTGCCCGTCTCCCTCTCCATCGACAACCTCCTGGCGGGGGTGGGGTTGGGGGCACTCGGCCATCCCGTCCTGTGGTCGGCGCTGGCGATTGGCGCGATGAGCACGGCGCTCTGCGCGCTGGGGCTGTTCTTCGGAGGCTGGCTTCGCCAGAGGCTTCCCGGGCGGGCGGAGCTCGTGGGGGGAATGGGCTTGTTGGTGCTTTCCGTCTTGCGGTTACTGGGGAGTGATACATGA
- a CDS encoding PQQ-binding-like beta-propeller repeat protein has product MDKKSEIARRTGRTASTAAPAATAQATAAAPRLAAAQPPTGWWMYHGDAAHTGFVSDSGLNSTNIRSTGGTSAFQALSTLSLEGPVLSVPAVANGFIYVGLANYQKAQGGNGGALHKIDIQKGAIVQTFAWDLGCDTRDVHSFTGMGSTPAVVNGRVYFGAFNGRFYCLDEATLSQVWVTDLRNADSTHNQPITNIAGVDAGAPAAVIWSSPVVNADGTKLYVGCGEGENPQLFSFVFCLDTATGNVNWIYCTNQFDKNQPNQPNVLPEAAVSGSILSAQYSKTSATPISMGCSVWGAIAYDQDLNRIYCPTGNQQPEPNDEWSWVDASGNAVTDYTNPPTQPPPFNPELPSPGYSNGVLSLDADTGTFQAFFQVPFESNYRPSDTDIDVGGAPMLFQWKAGQPDARKAVGLGCKNGSFFVLDADTLTLLARRQLLPLHKDGTQIETVDRHPNPADPNLNPSVPNAISNAVPNENFSGVFNTPALYPGSSDNPQSISQRIFLGIGGPNYHAQSPGIDYENTPFMRAIDAATLADAWPLDNGDPPRYVKGSFVDPSISAKVGMYSAAGESGLGSPAVVNDVVFCATSKISLYAFDVRDGTLLWYDDMGMQTRGYNGGYGYCLGPAIWKNYVVAGALVFGREGGGVLKIYGLATQSGSKASSTTAQP; this is encoded by the coding sequence ATGGACAAGAAGAGCGAGATCGCGCGGCGCACGGGCAGGACGGCGTCCACGGCGGCGCCCGCGGCCACCGCGCAGGCCACCGCGGCAGCCCCTCGGCTGGCTGCCGCGCAGCCTCCCACGGGCTGGTGGATGTATCACGGTGACGCCGCGCATACCGGCTTCGTCTCGGACAGTGGCCTGAACAGCACCAACATCAGGAGCACCGGCGGTACGTCTGCCTTCCAGGCGCTCAGCACCTTGTCGCTCGAGGGACCGGTGCTCTCCGTGCCGGCCGTCGCGAACGGTTTCATCTACGTCGGCCTCGCCAACTACCAGAAGGCGCAGGGCGGCAATGGCGGCGCGCTGCACAAGATCGACATCCAGAAGGGCGCGATTGTCCAAACCTTCGCCTGGGATCTGGGCTGTGACACGCGTGACGTGCACAGCTTCACGGGAATGGGCAGCACCCCCGCCGTCGTCAACGGCCGGGTCTACTTCGGGGCCTTCAACGGCAGGTTCTACTGCCTCGACGAAGCGACGTTGAGTCAGGTCTGGGTCACGGACCTCCGCAACGCCGACTCCACCCACAACCAGCCCATCACGAACATCGCCGGGGTCGACGCGGGCGCACCTGCCGCCGTCATCTGGTCGTCTCCAGTCGTCAACGCCGACGGGACGAAGCTCTACGTGGGCTGCGGCGAAGGGGAGAACCCCCAGCTCTTCAGCTTCGTCTTCTGCCTCGACACCGCCACGGGAAACGTCAACTGGATCTACTGCACCAACCAGTTCGACAAGAACCAGCCCAATCAGCCGAACGTCCTGCCGGAGGCCGCGGTCAGTGGGTCCATTCTTTCGGCCCAATACTCCAAGACCTCCGCGACGCCGATCAGCATGGGTTGCTCGGTCTGGGGAGCGATTGCGTACGACCAGGACCTGAACCGCATCTACTGCCCCACCGGCAATCAGCAGCCGGAACCCAATGATGAGTGGTCATGGGTGGACGCCTCGGGCAATGCGGTCACGGACTACACGAACCCGCCGACACAGCCGCCCCCCTTCAATCCGGAGCTGCCGAGCCCTGGCTACTCGAACGGCGTGCTCTCCCTGGACGCGGACACGGGCACGTTCCAGGCCTTCTTCCAGGTTCCGTTCGAGAGCAATTACCGCCCCTCCGACACGGACATCGACGTCGGCGGCGCGCCCATGCTCTTCCAGTGGAAGGCGGGACAGCCGGACGCGCGGAAGGCCGTTGGCCTCGGTTGCAAGAACGGGTCCTTCTTCGTGCTCGACGCCGACACCCTGACCCTCCTCGCACGGCGCCAGCTCCTTCCCCTCCACAAGGACGGGACGCAGATCGAGACCGTCGACCGGCACCCGAACCCCGCGGACCCAAACCTCAACCCCTCCGTCCCCAACGCCATCTCCAACGCGGTTCCCAACGAGAACTTCTCCGGCGTCTTCAACACGCCCGCCCTCTACCCCGGCTCGAGCGACAACCCGCAGAGCATCTCCCAGCGCATCTTCCTGGGCATCGGCGGGCCGAACTACCACGCGCAGTCTCCTGGCATCGACTACGAGAACACGCCCTTCATGCGTGCCATCGATGCCGCCACGCTCGCGGATGCCTGGCCCTTGGACAACGGCGACCCACCCCGGTACGTCAAGGGATCGTTCGTGGACCCGAGCATCAGCGCCAAGGTCGGGATGTACAGCGCGGCGGGCGAGAGCGGCCTGGGCTCTCCTGCCGTGGTCAACGACGTCGTGTTCTGCGCGACGAGCAAGATCTCCCTCTACGCCTTCGACGTGCGCGACGGCACCCTGCTCTGGTACGACGATATGGGCATGCAGACCCGTGGCTACAACGGTGGTTACGGCTACTGCCTCGGCCCCGCCATCTGGAAGAACTACGTCGTGGCAGGCGCCCTGGTGTTCGGACGAGAGGGAGGCGGCGTCCTGAAGATCTACGGCCTGGCGACGCAGTCAGGCAGCAAGGCATCGTCAACGACGGCTCAGCCGTGA
- a CDS encoding DUF2378 family protein, whose translation MPPPREPLVYDVTVEAMFSRALKGRLSPRLKTRVKEAGIDLDAKLKPSYPREVWLRTMRLVVADLYQGVPEERAWFELGERMVDSFSETLMGPAIVGILKLLGPKRALGRMSQTFQHANNYMQSKLEELGPGRFMLWVNEVGISPHFIAGTVSATLRISGATNPRVELSEFDGHQCTYAIFF comes from the coding sequence GTGCCACCGCCCCGAGAGCCCCTCGTCTACGACGTCACCGTCGAGGCCATGTTTTCCCGCGCCTTGAAGGGACGCCTCAGCCCGCGGCTGAAGACGCGCGTGAAGGAGGCGGGCATCGACCTGGACGCGAAGTTGAAGCCGAGCTACCCGCGTGAGGTGTGGCTGCGCACGATGCGCCTGGTGGTGGCGGACCTCTACCAGGGCGTGCCCGAGGAGCGGGCCTGGTTCGAGCTGGGCGAGCGCATGGTGGACTCGTTCAGCGAGACGCTGATGGGTCCCGCCATCGTGGGCATCCTGAAGCTGCTCGGCCCCAAGCGCGCACTGGGGCGGATGTCACAGACGTTCCAGCATGCCAACAACTACATGCAGTCGAAGTTGGAGGAGCTGGGCCCAGGCCGGTTCATGCTCTGGGTCAATGAAGTGGGAATCTCTCCCCACTTCATCGCGGGCACGGTGTCCGCCACGTTGAGGATCTCCGGCGCAACGAACCCCCGGGTGGAGCTCTCCGAGTTCGACGGCCACCAGTGCACCTACGCCATCTTTTTTTGA
- a CDS encoding D-arabinono-1,4-lactone oxidase, with protein MNDDILPKGQDGFYHPSTHEELAALVRHAHLRGLQFRVRGSVHSVGRAIYTDPATPSDLAVGKQTPPPGNNLNVMLDKYRGFRLVEGKPFIVEVDAGTHLGVDPSDPTRTSTLEDSLLFRLWKEHGLTLSDLGGITHQTVSGFISTGSSGGSLLRSVYDNVVGLKMIDGRGNTYEVHRDDADPEPFNATVTSMGLLGVISKVLLKCEPTFDIAGQEAITTYADCAVDLFGDGTPGGKPSVERFLKEAEYTRLEWWPQRRGERMVIWQATRIQPQPESQLRPYQEFGDDPEATQALISIFFTLIGNLDDLSAARRKLKATASLIPTDLEQLRAFDELGPVGRILGAILSAVLDGSIDLAIALLAPAVPHIKAELPNIFLKVLGLAIPLDSTRKGAQKGEPQRFLDHGWSGLPMDNQASDVLLPTEFTELWIPIQYSKQVMNLLNDYFRAPSSARKALERTGTYAFELYGAKPNPHWMSMSYSDGKDEWKDGVLRVDAYWFVHNASNPSEVFFPRFWNLLRDAGIPFRLHWGKRQPLKGQDWVAFFKKQYPRWDDFLARRQEMDPNNIFLTDYWRQRFGLQHLPAPKEL; from the coding sequence ATGAACGACGACATCCTTCCCAAGGGCCAGGACGGCTTCTACCACCCGAGCACCCACGAGGAGCTCGCCGCGCTCGTGAGGCACGCCCATCTCCGTGGGCTGCAGTTCCGGGTGCGCGGCTCCGTCCACTCGGTGGGCCGCGCCATCTACACCGACCCGGCCACTCCGAGCGACCTCGCCGTCGGCAAACAGACTCCGCCACCGGGCAACAACCTCAACGTGATGCTCGACAAGTACCGGGGCTTCCGCCTGGTGGAGGGCAAGCCCTTCATCGTGGAGGTCGATGCCGGAACCCACCTGGGAGTGGATCCCTCGGATCCAACCCGGACTTCCACGCTGGAGGACAGCTTGCTGTTCCGGCTCTGGAAGGAGCACGGCCTGACGCTCTCGGATCTGGGAGGAATCACCCACCAGACCGTCAGCGGGTTCATCTCCACGGGCTCCTCGGGAGGCTCCCTGCTCCGCTCGGTCTACGACAACGTCGTCGGGCTGAAGATGATCGACGGCCGGGGCAACACCTACGAGGTCCACCGGGACGACGCGGATCCCGAGCCCTTCAATGCCACGGTGACGTCCATGGGACTGTTGGGGGTCATCTCCAAGGTCCTCCTGAAGTGCGAGCCCACCTTCGACATCGCCGGGCAGGAGGCCATCACCACCTATGCGGACTGCGCGGTGGATCTGTTCGGGGATGGCACTCCCGGTGGCAAACCCTCCGTGGAGCGATTCCTGAAGGAGGCGGAGTACACCCGCCTGGAGTGGTGGCCCCAGCGCCGTGGCGAGCGCATGGTGATCTGGCAGGCCACGCGCATCCAGCCCCAACCCGAGTCCCAGCTCCGGCCCTACCAGGAGTTCGGTGACGATCCCGAGGCAACCCAGGCACTCATCTCGATCTTCTTCACGTTGATCGGCAATCTCGATGATCTCAGCGCCGCCAGGAGGAAGCTGAAGGCCACGGCCTCGCTCATCCCTACCGACCTCGAGCAGCTTCGGGCTTTCGATGAGCTGGGGCCGGTCGGGAGGATCCTCGGAGCCATCCTCAGCGCCGTCCTGGACGGCAGCATCGACCTCGCCATCGCCCTGCTCGCGCCCGCCGTGCCGCACATCAAGGCGGAGCTGCCGAACATCTTCCTGAAGGTGCTCGGTCTGGCCATTCCACTGGATTCGACCAGGAAGGGAGCACAGAAAGGCGAGCCGCAGCGCTTCCTGGACCACGGCTGGAGCGGACTGCCGATGGACAACCAGGCCAGCGACGTCCTGCTGCCCACCGAGTTCACCGAGCTGTGGATCCCCATCCAATACAGCAAGCAGGTGATGAACCTGCTGAACGACTACTTCCGCGCGCCCTCGAGCGCCCGGAAGGCACTGGAGCGGACCGGCACCTACGCGTTCGAGCTCTACGGCGCCAAACCCAACCCGCACTGGATGAGCATGTCCTACAGCGACGGGAAGGACGAATGGAAGGACGGCGTCCTGCGGGTGGATGCCTACTGGTTCGTCCACAACGCCAGCAATCCCTCCGAGGTGTTCTTCCCCCGGTTCTGGAACCTCCTGCGGGATGCGGGCATCCCCTTCCGCCTGCACTGGGGCAAACGCCAGCCCCTGAAAGGCCAGGACTGGGTGGCGTTCTTCAAGAAGCAGTACCCCCGGTGGGATGACTTCCTCGCGCGGCGCCAGGAG